From the Chanodichthys erythropterus isolate Z2021 chromosome 9, ASM2448905v1, whole genome shotgun sequence genome, the window TGAGATGATGAACACAAAGTAAGAGAGAAGTGGCAGAATAAACAGCAATGTGACCCAAatgcatgatccttcagaaatcattctaatatgatgatttgctgttcAGTTATCAATTTTttgcttcttaatatttttgtggaaaccttgagACATTTTTAtagtattctttgatgaacagaaacagtagcatttatttgaaataaaaatcttttgtagcattattaatgtctttactatcacttttgatcaatttaaagcagcataaaagcattaattaaatcatacccaaacttttgaatgatagtgtatcacaatttccacaacaatatgaaacattttcaacattgataataatcagaaatgtttcttgagcagcagatcatcatattagaatgatttctgaaggatcatgtgacactgaagactggagtaatgatgctgaaaattcagctttgatcacaggatataaattatagtttacaatatattcatatagaaaacagttattttaaattgtaataatatttcactatttttccagtatcaaataaatacagacttggtgagcagaaaaatCCTCTTTCAAGAACATTTAAACAATCGTAATAGCTCCATAAGTGCAAGTCAAACCCATCGCCTCACCTTGGCTTGTGTGCTGTGGTTTTTCTCCCACTCTTTGCAGGTGTAATAGTCTTGTTTCCACTGCTGGCAGTCTGGTGATTTGCCGTAGGTGTAGTATTCATGAAATCTGTTGAATAAACTCTTGCAGTGCTTGAATTCACTCCAGTAGACGTCACAGGAGCGTGGTGGCTGTGGCCAAGAATTAAAACACactcataaatatatatatacagtccaaaagtttggaaccactaagatttttaatgtttttaaaataagttttgtctgctcaccaaggctacattcatttaattaaaaatacagtaatattgtgaaatattattacaatttaaaataactgtgtgctacttaaatatatttgacaaagtaatttattcctgtgatcaaagctgaattttcagcatcattactccagtcttcagtgtcacatgatccatcagaaatcattctaatatgatgatttgctgctcaataaacatttaatgtgtacaattgtacaaaatatttgtgtacaatattttttttcaggattatttgatgaatagaaagttcaaaagaacagtgtttatctgaaatctaatcttctgtaagattataaatgtctttactgccacttttgattgatttaatgcatccttgctgaataaaagtattaatttctttaatttcttttcaaaaaaatcaaaatcaaaattcttactgaccccaaacttttgaacggtagtgtataatgctacagaagctttggatttcagataaatgctgttcttttgaactttctattcatcaaggaatcctgaaaaaaaaagtacacaactgttttcaacattgaaaataatcataaatgtttattgagcagcaaatcatcatattagaatgatttctgaaggatcatgtgacactgaagactggagtaacgatgctgaaaattcagcttagcatcacaggaataaattactttgtcaaatatatttaaatagtacacagttattttaaattgtaataatatttcacaatattactgttttttactgtatttttaattaaataaatgtagccttggtgagcagacgaaacttcttttaaaaacattacaaatattagtggttccaaacttttggactgtactgtatatatatatatatatatatatatatatatatatataatatatatatatatatatatatatatatatatatatatatatatatatatatatatatgggccaAACAAAAGTCATATGGCAGAATAACAAAAGTACTGTAGTTGCACCATGCTAAAATTATggcattaaatattaatttggtaataataataaaggtaCTGAGTGATTACACTTACAAAATGAGCTATTTAGTGGTACTGCCACAGcaaaagcatttattatttatacagAATAACATGGTAATTTACACCAAAAGCCATTGTATTTTTGTTGTTAGTGACAAACCTGCACCAATGACTTTACTAGGGTAGGGTTAAGTAGTGCACTTCATTATGCTATACACGTGTGATATTATAGAACATATACCATATTTATAAAGCAAACGCACTCAACATTAATCAACATTTCTATAGAAAATATAGACAAATATTGATGTTAGACTGACCCTCCACAGTGAGTGTGACCCTGCCATACTGCGCGCTCTTCTTCTCTGGTGACTTTTATCGGCGTTTTAGTTCTCCACTGCCATCTACTGACGATGTGAAATAAACTGATATTggctttaaaattaaataaacattttatccTGGTTATGCGTAAATATGTCTGTAATTATATGTTTGTACTTAAGGTGTAGTGTATGTTTAATTTTTGaatagtttatttaatttgtcatccagacttttattttgtagtcgTCCGGCGGAAGCTGCGGTGACACCGGCGGTTTGTTTAGGCTAAATCGGTGAATTAGTGAATTATTGAGGGGTAAAACTCTCCTAAAATGCCTTCTGAAAATATGCGATGGGAAACTTTGGAGGCCTTGAAAAACTCTCCGAAGGGAAAGCTCAATTACAGCACAGACTGGGTGGAAAAAGGAGAGGTAAAACATGCTAACGAATTCATAATGTGTTATTTAGCTCATATTTTAGCATACTAACAAAAACCAACCATAATGCTTACTATTTTTGTATGCTAGTCTgtgaaataccttttaaatattataatataaatatattaatcagAATACCATGGTATTATTATATGATACTATCACTTTACCATGGTACGTCGTTGTAAAGGATCTAAATTTACTCTGTTGGAGCCGAAAATacattatttcataataataataataaacttaatTTATCCAGCTCTTTTCATattatcatatttcatattatcatatttcatacatcatatttaaaaaaaaaaatgcttttacttatttccaccatggaataacaaataaaaaaggtaattgcgacactttatcttacaattctgaagAGATCACTTTCTAATTtctagaattgtgagataaaattaACTTCTTTTTATATCTTTAGCTTCCAACTAAAGAGAAAAGATTAATAATAAAAGCTtaagttgtttaaaatattctccAATCAATCATTAAAGTCTGTTTTGTCCTGTAATCTTATTTCTTTTCCCATCTTGTTGTTTTTCAGGATCTTCTGGCAGGTTGTATTGAAGTGTCCAGTCTGTCTCCTCTGTCAGGACAGATCCTAAAGAGACTGAGTCCTCGGCCGCTTCTCAGGACCTGCTCTCTGACCTCATGCGTTCGTGATACGAGTCCTGGGCTTTCTGAGGATGCTGCCGCCTGCGGTTCGCTTCCCATCAGCCCCAGACAGATTTCATCCCCCAGCTCTCCACCTCCGGTCTCCATCCACGCGGAGGAGGATGAGGAGAAGGTGACGTCCTCGCTTTCTTCTTCTAATGCATTTACATTCATTTATCAGGCTTACATAAGTGATTTCTCTTAAAGAGATGGTAATGTGCAAAAGTGTTAGAACCGGCGTCCAAATTTCAGTGAAAACTAAATGCAACTAAAACTAGTAGTTTTTTTAGGAATTGCAAcataaattgtattaattaGTGACAGATTTGGTAATCGACCACACTTTTATCTGCCGGTGTGATTAGATTATGTCTATTGTTTAACCATTAGAAGTTTATCTAGGATTCCtaaaggttttgtttttttctccagaactccatgtgccaatatttctcaaataaactcaccaatatgaaaatatatggaACAGAATCCATATATTTTTGTGACTGCTTCAAGCTCTGTCACTGCTTTACAAGGAAAAACAGCTAAATTAATTTGCTGTAGAGCTGTTTAATCCAGTTAATCCACTGCATCCAGAataaaagtttctgtttatataatatatatgtgtgtgtactagggctgcacaatgattaatcgtgattaattgtATAAtcgcaaaataaaagtctgtgtttacgtaatatatgtgtgtgttctgtgtatattaattatgtatatataaatacacacacatacatatatatatttaagaaaaaaaattatatttatatataaaatatttatatttaatataatatatatgtatatttatttatacatgtatatatttcttaaatttgtacatgtatgtgcaatgcatgtatttataaatacataattattatacacagaacacacacatatattacgtaaacacagacttttattttgcacatGATTAATCGCTGTGCAGCCCTAGTGTGtactatgtatatttatatgtatttattttctatttataaacacatacatgtatatatttaaaatcaattatacatatataatttaaattaatataaatgtatacatgtaaatgtttcttatatgtatataaagacaaagtacacacacatacagcattatgtaaacacaaacctttattttggatgcgaataattgttaaaaagtttgttgtcacagggaaaaaaatgcattttgttgCAAATAgtaactaaaattaataaacatGCAACAAACATGCGTGATATTTATTTCATTGGGGAAAAAAGCTGACATTATGCAATGAGTTTTTTGTCTTTGTTATACTCATTTACAGGTTCATAATTTAGTTTATGGGGTCTACTATAATGTTTACATCATTTAATGTTCAAATAATAGTTAATAAATGTtagatcttattgtgaatgattcatccatgcatatgttaacttttttttattttttttatcaaaatgtcataacGGGATCTTCCAAGGAAAACAAACACACTTCTCTCTGCTGATGTATGCAGAATTTCTCCTATCATTTAGTCTGTTTAAACCCCGCCCACTCAAGCTCACTCTCATCTGCCTCTGTTTTAGAGTGCCACGCCCACATCTgaacatccaatcaacaactgatGCATAGAACCAAGACCCCGCCctctattttttctttttgataaTCCAATCCTCATGCATATCTTTTGTTCTGTTTCATACTTGACTTAGAGAGTATTTTGTACAGTTGCTGGTCATTTTTGAGATTGTAGGACTGATTGTTCCTTATTTTTCATGTTAGAAAGTGGAGCGAATAAAGGGGGCTCCTGTTGTGTGTCTCAGTCCGGACGCGAGCGTCAGCTCAACTCCAGCGATCTCCGTCCTGTCACCCAGAGCCACACAGATGGCCGGCTGCATCCGCATGtgtgagcagaaacacaagGCCAAAGCAAAGGTACAATACACACTTGGGCTGCGTtaatggtttctgaaggatcatgtgacactgaagactggagtaatgatgctgaaaattcagctttgatcacagaaataaattacactatactatatattcacatagaaaatgataaaatgtattCCCATAATCTTGCAGTAATTAAGGAGCCACTGatggaggtgtgtgtgtgtgtgttttctctcaCAGACGGAGCTGAGCCTCAGACAGGAGCAGCAGGAGCGGCTGGTGGCCACAGTTACCAACCAGGAGTCTGAGCAACTCAAACGCTTCGAGGAGTTAATGGAGCTCAAACAGAGAAAGGAGTACCAGAGTATGAGGGACATGATGGAGAAAGAGTACGTGACCCCTGATCTGATGTTTGTTAGAGTGAATGCGTTTGAATCATGTACAGAATTAGTTGAAATAGATTGtaattgtgttttgtgttttgaaggacGCAGGAGAGTCTCGGCCGGCAGGAGAAGCTGCGAGAGGAACACAGACACCGAACGAAAGTGAGATTATTAGGATTTAATTAGGGcttaaaattcaagatatgcattagtttttgtctcatatttatatcatgatatagtaaagcaatatcacactagTCCGGAATAGCATGAGTGCAAATGTGacactgattttatacaacagttcaataaataagaagttaatattgtgttatattttaaCTGCTTTTGCTCAATTTTGCCAGCGAAAATGTTACCTTGAAAGCCAGAGCAGTTGTTGTGAGTCTCTAAACAACATTTATTGTCACTGCAAAATTTGTTTCTGAATTGATCCGTGTTTTGAGTGAATCAGTTGCGTTAATCAAGGATTCAATGACCTATTCATAAAGAGAGTCATTTACTTAATTCTGGActgaatcagctgtttgaacGAATAAAACGAttaaatgactcactcatttggacatttaccgccacctactggcaattttaatttcttatttagagtataATTTAATttccatattaataaaaaacctATTacaggtatagttcacccaaaaatcaaaatacACAAACTTTTAGTCCATTGAGGGCTAAAAGTTTATTTATGTGTAGTAAATtctgttgaatcaaataaaaaatgttttcataaagCTACTTTTTATAATGTCTATGTGatgcttttgtcatttaacgcaattatgactttaaatgATCTTTTGGGGGTTATCGCCACATCATGAAATTAATTAGATAAAACATTTTATCGCTTGACAGCCCTAGATTTGATATTACAGAAATCTTCAAGATTCAGTTCAAGTTTAGCTCTATCATCAGCATCTGTGACATAAAGTCAattaccacagaaaataattcagacttcatttttcaaataaacaaaaagtaTGATTAAAACAGTTTAAACCTGTCTAAAATcagaaatgtgtaaaattagtAGTTTTGATATGAGTTATAGCAACATATGTTTTTCCATTACTTTAACAAGAT encodes:
- the c9h22orf39 gene encoding synaptic plasticity regulator PANTS, which gives rise to MAGSHSLWRPPRSCDVYWSEFKHCKSLFNRFHEYYTYGKSPDCQQWKQDYYTCKEWEKNHSTQAKESLQESERKRVAEQRKFTPVWELRKTPPADWHLPLNQDKPQDS